One region of Aeromicrobium sp. Sec7.5 genomic DNA includes:
- a CDS encoding WhiB family transcriptional regulator has product MDWRHKSACLDEDPELFFPIGNTGPAIMQIEEAKLVCRRCDVSDQCLTWALESGQDHGVWGGLSEDERRALKRRNARARIRTA; this is encoded by the coding sequence ATGGATTGGCGCCACAAGTCGGCCTGTCTCGACGAGGACCCGGAGCTCTTCTTCCCGATCGGCAACACCGGGCCCGCGATCATGCAGATCGAAGAGGCCAAGCTCGTGTGCCGTCGGTGCGACGTCAGCGACCAGTGCCTCACCTGGGCCCTCGAGTCCGGTCAGGACCACGGCGTCTGGGGCGGTCTGAGCGAGGACGAGCGTCGCGCTCTCAAGCGCCGCAACGCTCGCGCCCGCATCCGCACCGCCTGA
- a CDS encoding zinc-binding dehydrogenase: MFAVYAGSINPDDPLAGLVVGERPDPEVPDGWTTVTVKAASINHHDVWSLRGVGLKSESLPMILGCDAAGYDEDGNEVLVHSVISDPSWRGDETLDPKRSLLSERHAGTFADKVAVPRRNVIAKPAGLSFEEAACLPTAWLTAYRMLFTQSDLKQGDTVLVQGAGGGVATALISLAAAAGFRVYATSRDEDKRTKALELGAHEVFESGARLPSKVDAVMETVGAATWSHSVRAMRPGGTIVISGATSGDAPPAELTRIFFQQMRVHGSTMGTRDELHRLAQFLDVTGLRPLIDSVIPMEQAADGLAKVIDGSLFGKIVLTR; the protein is encoded by the coding sequence ATGTTCGCCGTCTACGCCGGATCCATCAATCCCGACGACCCGTTGGCCGGACTCGTCGTCGGCGAGCGCCCCGATCCGGAGGTGCCGGACGGCTGGACCACGGTCACGGTCAAGGCCGCCTCAATCAACCACCACGACGTGTGGAGCCTGCGCGGGGTGGGATTGAAGTCAGAGTCGCTGCCGATGATCCTCGGTTGCGACGCCGCCGGGTACGACGAGGACGGCAACGAGGTGCTCGTGCACTCGGTCATCAGCGACCCCTCGTGGCGCGGTGACGAGACGCTGGACCCGAAGCGGTCGCTGCTGTCGGAGCGGCACGCCGGCACCTTCGCCGACAAGGTCGCGGTGCCGCGTCGCAACGTGATCGCCAAGCCGGCCGGCCTGTCGTTCGAGGAGGCCGCGTGCCTGCCGACGGCGTGGCTCACGGCGTACCGCATGCTCTTCACCCAGTCGGACCTGAAGCAGGGCGACACGGTCCTCGTGCAGGGTGCCGGTGGCGGTGTCGCGACGGCGCTCATCTCGCTCGCGGCCGCGGCAGGATTCCGCGTCTACGCCACGAGCCGTGACGAGGACAAGCGCACCAAGGCGCTCGAGCTCGGCGCGCACGAGGTCTTCGAGTCGGGGGCCCGTCTCCCGTCGAAGGTCGACGCGGTGATGGAGACGGTCGGCGCCGCCACGTGGTCGCACTCGGTGCGCGCGATGCGTCCCGGCGGCACGATCGTGATCTCCGGAGCCACCTCGGGCGATGCCCCGCCGGCGGAGCTGACGCGGATCTTCTTCCAGCAGATGCGCGTGCACGGCTCCACGATGGGCACCCGCGACGAGCTGCACCGGCTCGCGCAGTTCCTCGACGTCACGGGCCTGCGTCCGCTGATCGACTCGGTCATCCCGATGGAGCAGGCGGCCGACGGCCTGGCCAAGGTCATCGACGGCTCGCTGTTCGGCAAGATCGTCCTGACGCGCTGA
- a CDS encoding multifunctional oxoglutarate decarboxylase/oxoglutarate dehydrogenase thiamine pyrophosphate-binding subunit/dihydrolipoyllysine-residue succinyltransferase subunit, with product MAESSTTDNSNSPQPDFGPNQWLVEEMFERYQADPKSVDGEWADFFAKGGTPDGGSAATATNGATPAKTPAKAAAATASANQSTAATAPKAEPTVVTPTSTTPAVSNGTVPDGSSKSPVAKASPTVVKSTTAATGVAPATTPPTDPGEVEKVVLRGAAARTAQNMDASLAVPTATSVRSVPVKLLFDNRTVMNNHLARARGGKVSFTHIIGYAVVRAVASLPEMNTGYETNDKGKPVQLKPEHVNFGLAIDLQKPDGSRQLLVPSIKAAETMSFAQFWQAYEVMVKKARDGKLEVSDFQGTTVSLTNPGGIGTNHSVPRLMAGQGVIVGVGSMEYPPEFQGASEHTLAQMAISKMMTLTSTYDHRVIQGAQSGEFLKRVHQLLIGGEGFYDEIFRALRIPYEPIRWAQDIAVSHDDDIDRQARVLELIHAFRVRGHLMADTNPLEYKQRSHPDLDTASHGLTLWDLDREFPTGPSFGGERRYMKLREILGILRDSYSRTIGTEYMYIEDPAERRWFQERLERGYTKPPREEQLRILAKLNEAEAFETFLQTKFVGQKRFSLEGGETTIPLLDEICEEAAGDGLEEVCIGMAHRGRLNVLVNIAGKSPGAVFREFEGNIDPRTVQGSGDVKYHLGVEGEFTSEHGDTIKVSVAANPSHLEVVDPVLEGITRAKQDVLNRGEEFPVLPVLVHGDAAFAGQGVVAETLNLSQLRGYRTGGTIHVIVNNQVGFTTSPSSSRSSTYCTDVARMIQAPVFHVNGDDPEACIRIAALAYEYRKTFHKDVIIDLICYRRRGHNEGDDPSFTQPLMYDTIEKKKSVRKLYTEALVGRGDITMGEAEAALADYQARLERNFKDVKDAEHSDLDYTRTPDYPEKPELPGALQTAITPEVLKAIADSYTNVPEGFTVHPKVLPQLQRRAASITAGPIDWGTGEILAMGSLLLDGRPVRMAGQDSRRGTFSSRFATIIDRQNADEWTPLSNIAEDQAPFFIYDSLLSEYAALGFEYGYSVARPEALTIWEAQFGDFINGAQSVIDEYLSSGETKWGQKSGVVLLLPHGYEGQGPDHSSARIERFLALAANDEITIAQPSSPASYFHLLRKHTLEAEHRPLVVLSPKSMLRSKAAASQPDEFTSGTFRPVIGDDKIDPEQVERVLLVTGKLTWELLAEREKREDTRTAIVRVEQLYPRPAAELAAELSRFPKLNEVRWVQDEPENQGAWPHVKHHFTGAFDGAPLKGVTRPESSTTAVGSHPRHVAEARELLDRAFA from the coding sequence GTGGCCGAGTCCTCCACCACTGACAACTCCAACTCCCCCCAGCCTGACTTCGGGCCCAATCAGTGGCTCGTGGAGGAGATGTTCGAGCGCTACCAGGCCGACCCGAAGTCCGTCGACGGCGAGTGGGCCGACTTCTTCGCGAAGGGCGGCACGCCCGACGGCGGATCCGCCGCGACCGCCACGAACGGCGCCACCCCGGCCAAGACCCCCGCGAAGGCCGCTGCGGCCACCGCGAGCGCGAACCAGTCCACGGCCGCCACCGCGCCGAAGGCCGAGCCCACGGTCGTCACGCCCACCAGCACCACGCCGGCCGTCTCCAACGGCACGGTGCCCGACGGATCCAGCAAGTCCCCCGTCGCCAAGGCCTCGCCCACCGTGGTGAAGTCCACCACCGCCGCCACCGGTGTCGCGCCCGCCACCACGCCGCCCACCGACCCCGGCGAGGTCGAGAAGGTCGTGCTGCGGGGCGCCGCCGCCCGTACCGCCCAGAACATGGACGCCAGCCTCGCGGTGCCCACCGCGACCTCGGTCCGCTCCGTGCCGGTCAAGCTGCTCTTCGACAACCGCACGGTCATGAACAACCACCTCGCCCGCGCCCGCGGCGGCAAGGTCTCGTTCACGCACATCATCGGCTACGCCGTGGTCCGCGCCGTCGCCTCGCTGCCGGAGATGAACACCGGCTACGAGACCAACGACAAGGGCAAGCCGGTCCAGCTCAAGCCCGAGCACGTCAACTTCGGCCTCGCGATCGACCTCCAGAAGCCCGACGGCAGCCGCCAGCTGCTCGTGCCGAGCATCAAGGCCGCCGAGACGATGAGCTTCGCGCAGTTCTGGCAGGCCTACGAGGTCATGGTCAAGAAGGCCCGCGACGGCAAGCTCGAGGTCTCCGACTTCCAGGGCACCACGGTCTCGCTCACCAACCCCGGTGGCATTGGCACCAACCACTCCGTACCGCGTCTGATGGCCGGCCAGGGCGTCATCGTCGGTGTCGGCTCGATGGAGTACCCGCCGGAGTTCCAGGGCGCGTCCGAGCACACGCTCGCGCAGATGGCGATCAGCAAGATGATGACGCTGACCTCCACCTACGACCACCGCGTGATCCAGGGCGCCCAGTCGGGTGAGTTCCTCAAGCGCGTCCACCAGCTGCTGATCGGCGGCGAGGGCTTCTACGACGAGATCTTCCGCGCGCTGCGCATCCCCTACGAGCCCATCCGCTGGGCCCAGGACATCGCCGTCAGCCACGACGACGACATCGACCGCCAGGCCCGCGTGCTCGAGCTCATCCACGCGTTCCGCGTCCGTGGTCACCTCATGGCCGACACGAACCCGCTGGAGTACAAGCAGCGCAGCCACCCCGACCTCGACACCGCGTCGCACGGCCTGACGCTGTGGGACCTCGACCGCGAGTTCCCCACCGGTCCGTCGTTCGGCGGCGAGCGCCGCTACATGAAGCTGCGCGAGATCCTCGGCATCCTGCGCGACTCGTACTCGCGGACGATCGGCACCGAGTACATGTACATCGAGGACCCGGCGGAGCGTCGCTGGTTCCAGGAGCGCCTCGAGCGCGGCTACACCAAGCCGCCGCGCGAGGAGCAGCTCCGCATCCTGGCCAAGCTCAACGAGGCCGAGGCCTTCGAGACGTTCCTGCAGACCAAGTTCGTCGGTCAGAAGCGCTTCAGCCTCGAGGGCGGCGAGACCACGATCCCGCTGCTCGACGAGATCTGTGAGGAGGCCGCCGGCGACGGCCTCGAGGAGGTCTGCATCGGCATGGCCCACCGCGGCCGCCTCAACGTGCTGGTCAACATCGCTGGCAAGAGCCCCGGCGCGGTCTTCCGCGAGTTCGAGGGCAACATCGACCCACGCACCGTGCAGGGCTCCGGCGACGTCAAGTACCACCTGGGCGTCGAGGGCGAGTTCACCTCTGAGCACGGCGACACGATCAAGGTCTCGGTCGCGGCCAACCCGTCGCACCTCGAGGTCGTCGACCCGGTGCTCGAGGGCATCACCCGCGCCAAGCAGGACGTCCTGAACCGCGGCGAGGAGTTCCCGGTGCTGCCGGTCCTCGTGCACGGCGATGCCGCGTTCGCCGGTCAGGGGGTCGTGGCCGAGACGCTCAACCTCTCGCAGCTGCGTGGCTACCGCACCGGTGGCACGATCCACGTCATCGTGAACAACCAGGTCGGGTTCACCACGAGCCCGTCCTCGTCGCGCTCCTCCACGTACTGCACCGACGTCGCCCGCATGATCCAGGCGCCGGTCTTCCACGTCAACGGCGACGATCCCGAGGCCTGCATCCGCATCGCGGCGCTCGCCTACGAGTACCGCAAGACGTTCCACAAGGACGTCATCATCGACCTCATCTGCTACCGCCGTCGCGGCCACAACGAGGGCGACGACCCGTCGTTCACCCAGCCGCTGATGTACGACACGATCGAGAAGAAGAAGTCGGTGCGCAAGCTGTACACCGAGGCCCTCGTCGGTCGTGGCGACATCACCATGGGCGAGGCCGAGGCGGCACTGGCCGACTACCAGGCCCGACTCGAGCGCAACTTCAAGGACGTCAAGGACGCCGAGCACTCCGACCTCGACTACACGCGCACGCCGGACTACCCGGAGAAGCCCGAGCTGCCCGGCGCGCTGCAGACAGCGATCACGCCCGAGGTGCTCAAGGCGATCGCGGACTCGTACACCAACGTCCCGGAGGGCTTCACGGTCCACCCGAAGGTCCTCCCGCAGCTGCAGCGTCGCGCCGCGTCGATCACGGCCGGCCCGATCGACTGGGGCACGGGCGAGATCCTCGCGATGGGCTCGCTGCTGCTCGACGGCCGTCCGGTCCGCATGGCTGGTCAGGACTCGCGTCGAGGCACCTTCTCGTCGCGCTTCGCCACGATCATCGATCGCCAGAACGCCGACGAGTGGACCCCGCTGTCCAACATCGCCGAGGACCAGGCGCCGTTCTTCATCTACGACTCCCTGCTGAGCGAGTACGCCGCGCTGGGCTTCGAGTACGGCTACTCGGTCGCTCGACCCGAGGCACTCACGATCTGGGAGGCCCAGTTCGGCGACTTCATCAACGGCGCCCAGTCCGTCATCGACGAGTACCTGTCGTCGGGCGAGACGAAGTGGGGCCAGAAGTCCGGCGTCGTGCTGCTCCTGCCGCACGGCTACGAGGGCCAGGGCCCCGACCACTCGTCGGCCCGCATCGAGCGCTTCCTGGCGCTCGCGGCGAATGACGAGATCACGATCGCCCAGCCGTCGTCGCCCGCGTCGTACTTCCACCTGCTGCGCAAGCACACGCTGGAGGCCGAGCACCGTCCGCTGGTCGTGCTCTCGCCGAAGTCGATGCTCCGCAGCAAGGCCGCGGCGTCGCAGCCCGACGAGTTCACGAGCGGCACGTTCCGCCCGGTGATCGGCGACGACAAGATCGATCCCGAGCAGGTCGAGCGCGTGCTGCTCGTCACCGGCAAGCTGACGTGGGAGCTCCTGGCCGAGCGCGAGAAGCGCGAGGACACCCGCACCGCGATCGTGCGGGTCGAGCAGCTCTACCCGCGTCCCGCCGCCGAGCTGGCCGCCGAGCTCAGTCGCTTCCCGAAGCTCAACGAGGTTCGCTGGGTCCAGGACGAGCCCGAGAACCAGGGCGCCTGGCCGCACGTCAAGCACCACTTCACGGGCGCCTTCGACGGCGCACCGCTGAAGGGCGTCACGCGGCCCGAGTCCTCCACGACGGCCGTGGGCTCGCACCCGCGCCACGTCGCCGAGGCGCGCGAGCTGCTGGACCGCGCGTTCGCCTGA
- a CDS encoding DNA glycosylase AlkZ-like family protein has product MRSDLAPWRLGPQLLAADPPGRPRPDTPAGPSGRPRPDTPAGVVRHFGAVQSQEHLWAPWAVGRRCGATFTEVLDGLWPAGVVRTHVLRTTWHYVHTADLPYAIAATSDRVMRQVLATMRRAGLDEARLLAASEVVTQAVRERPGCTRDHIAERLREAGYEEKSSRLAHVVMTAELRGEIGGERRPGQHEYYPLELAPLPSFDDSLAWLARTYARGHGPFTAHDLAWWSSLTVCQARTAIELADLRPATVAGQDLWSLGEPVLVDVPPVLLLPNFDEVISHVRDATVRADVGPGYDEAMFATGLLFLDGRLCGHWRRTVTGDQVAVETTANRDLTTSERRHLTAEIDRFRAFVTG; this is encoded by the coding sequence ATGAGGTCCGATCTCGCGCCCTGGCGCCTGGGTCCGCAGCTGCTGGCCGCCGACCCTCCGGGTCGCCCACGGCCCGACACCCCCGCCGGACCTTCGGGTCGCCCACGGCCCGACACCCCCGCCGGTGTCGTACGGCACTTCGGCGCCGTCCAGTCGCAGGAGCACCTCTGGGCCCCGTGGGCGGTGGGTCGCCGGTGCGGAGCCACGTTCACCGAGGTGCTCGACGGGCTCTGGCCGGCCGGAGTCGTCCGCACGCACGTCCTGCGCACCACGTGGCACTACGTGCACACGGCCGACCTGCCGTACGCCATCGCCGCCACCTCCGACCGCGTGATGCGCCAGGTCCTCGCCACCATGCGGCGGGCCGGCCTCGACGAGGCTCGACTCCTCGCAGCCAGCGAGGTCGTCACCCAGGCGGTGCGCGAGAGGCCCGGTTGCACGCGTGATCACATCGCCGAACGCCTCCGGGAGGCCGGGTACGAGGAAAAGTCCAGCCGGCTCGCTCACGTCGTGATGACCGCTGAGCTGCGGGGCGAGATCGGGGGCGAGCGTCGCCCCGGTCAGCACGAGTACTACCCGCTCGAGCTCGCCCCGCTCCCCTCCTTCGACGACTCCCTCGCCTGGCTCGCCCGCACCTACGCGCGCGGTCACGGACCGTTCACGGCCCACGACCTCGCCTGGTGGTCGAGCCTCACGGTCTGCCAGGCACGCACCGCGATCGAGCTGGCCGACCTCCGGCCCGCCACGGTGGCCGGTCAGGACCTCTGGTCGCTCGGCGAGCCCGTCCTCGTCGACGTGCCGCCGGTGCTGCTGCTGCCCAACTTCGACGAGGTCATCTCCCACGTCCGCGACGCGACGGTCAGGGCCGACGTCGGCCCCGGCTACGACGAGGCCATGTTCGCCACCGGGCTGCTGTTCCTCGACGGGCGCCTCTGCGGCCACTGGCGTCGCACCGTCACGGGCGACCAGGTCGCGGTCGAGACCACCGCGAACCGTGATCTGACCACGTCGGAGCGTCGTCATCTGACCGCCGAGATCGACCGCTTCCGCGCGTTCGTGACGGGCTGA
- a CDS encoding class I SAM-dependent methyltransferase: MTEHQHDNAHDRDAADYFEVPGWDERYSTGDKIWSGKPNPQLVTEISTLKPGTALDLGCGEGGDVIWLAQQGWTVTGADFSSEGLARAAEHAAAAGVADRTDWWQVDARAFEAEGRSFDLVTTHFLHPGAAMVDVVRRLAGAVAPGGHLLVVGHAPSEVFEQLSRRQHDAMWHAADLLPALPEDVEVLVVEERPRVVERDGKSVEIEDATLLARRVG; this comes from the coding sequence ATGACCGAGCATCAGCACGACAACGCCCACGACCGCGACGCCGCCGACTACTTCGAGGTCCCGGGCTGGGACGAGCGGTACTCCACCGGCGACAAGATCTGGAGCGGCAAGCCGAATCCGCAGCTCGTCACCGAGATCTCGACCCTGAAGCCGGGCACCGCACTCGACCTCGGATGCGGCGAGGGTGGCGACGTCATCTGGCTCGCCCAGCAGGGATGGACCGTCACCGGCGCCGACTTCTCGTCCGAGGGCCTGGCCCGCGCCGCCGAGCACGCGGCCGCGGCCGGCGTGGCCGACCGCACCGACTGGTGGCAGGTCGATGCGCGTGCGTTCGAGGCCGAGGGGCGCTCGTTCGACTTGGTGACGACCCACTTCCTGCATCCCGGAGCCGCGATGGTCGATGTCGTCCGCCGGCTGGCGGGAGCGGTGGCGCCCGGCGGCCACCTTCTCGTCGTGGGTCACGCGCCGTCGGAGGTGTTCGAGCAGCTCTCCCGCAGGCAGCACGACGCCATGTGGCACGCGGCCGACCTGCTCCCCGCGCTGCCGGAGGACGTCGAGGTGCTCGTCGTCGAGGAGCGGCCGCGGGTCGTGGAGCGCGACGGGAAGAGCGTCGAGATCGAGGACGCGACGCTGCTGGCGCGACGCGTCGGCTGA
- a CDS encoding DUF6104 family protein codes for MYFTDRGIEELQSRRGDETVTLAWLADRLGEFVDTNPEFEVQIERFATWLARLDDDDDEV; via the coding sequence ATGTACTTCACCGATCGTGGGATCGAGGAGCTGCAGTCGCGCCGGGGTGACGAGACCGTCACCCTGGCGTGGCTCGCCGACCGGCTGGGCGAGTTCGTCGACACCAATCCCGAGTTCGAGGTCCAGATCGAGCGCTTCGCCACCTGGCTAGCGCGCCTGGACGATGACGATGACGAGGTCTGA
- a CDS encoding helix-turn-helix domain-containing protein: MDDQIEQVLDGVGPRLRALRVARGATLADLATDTGISVSTLSRLESGQRRPSLELLLPLSRVHQVPLDELVDAPETGDPRVRAKPVVRHGRTFIPLTRRPGGLQAFKIIIPPHDPPEPYAPRVHEGYEWIYVLSGRLHLELAGQVTDVGPGEVVEFDTRTPHVVANRGDIPAEILGLFGPQGERMHVRSGQ, from the coding sequence ATGGACGACCAGATCGAGCAGGTGCTGGACGGCGTCGGCCCTCGCCTGCGTGCCCTGCGGGTCGCGCGCGGGGCGACACTCGCCGATCTCGCCACCGACACGGGCATCTCGGTCAGCACGCTGTCACGGTTGGAGTCCGGGCAGCGCCGTCCGAGCCTCGAGCTCCTGCTGCCCCTGTCGCGCGTGCACCAGGTGCCGCTCGACGAGCTGGTCGACGCCCCGGAGACCGGCGACCCCCGCGTCCGGGCCAAGCCGGTCGTGCGTCACGGTCGCACGTTCATCCCGCTGACCCGCCGCCCCGGCGGGTTGCAGGCGTTCAAGATCATCATCCCGCCGCATGACCCGCCCGAGCCCTACGCACCGAGGGTGCACGAGGGCTACGAGTGGATCTACGTCCTGTCCGGGCGACTGCACCTCGAGCTCGCCGGCCAGGTCACGGACGTCGGTCCGGGTGAGGTCGTCGAGTTCGACACCCGAACGCCGCACGTCGTGGCGAACCGGGGCGACATCCCGGCCGAGATCCTCGGCCTGTTCGGCCCGCAGGGCGAGCGGATGCACGTCCGTTCAGGGCAGTAG
- a CDS encoding NAD(P)-dependent malic enzyme — MVATDIDITTPLDPDDPVFSLHRGGKMEIAATVPLRDSDDLSMSYTPGVARVCEAIHADPEVAHEYTWVSNTVAVVTDGTAVLGLGDIGPAASMPVMEGKAVLFKQFGGVDAIPIALATTDVDEIVETVARLAPSFGGINLEDISAPRCFEIEQRLIERLDIPVFHDDQHGTAVVTLAALINAVRLTERDMTELKVVISGAGAAGAAIMKMLQAAGVRRIQVTDRSGVIHGGRSDLNVAKQWIADQSAEYARPGTIVDALHGADVYIGVSGGTTPEEGIAQMAPDAIIFAMANPTPEVHPEVAQRYARVVATGRSDFPNQINNVLVFPGIFRGALDVRATRITEGMKLAAAQAIADLVGDDLHEGYVIPSPFDPRVAQAVSRAVTDTARREGVARRPY, encoded by the coding sequence ATGGTTGCCACCGACATCGACATCACGACGCCCCTCGACCCCGACGACCCCGTCTTCTCGCTGCACCGCGGCGGCAAGATGGAGATCGCCGCGACGGTCCCGCTGCGTGACTCCGACGACCTCTCCATGTCGTACACGCCAGGTGTCGCCCGCGTGTGCGAGGCGATCCACGCCGATCCCGAGGTCGCGCACGAGTACACGTGGGTCTCCAACACCGTGGCCGTCGTGACCGACGGCACCGCGGTGCTGGGCCTGGGCGACATCGGTCCGGCCGCGTCGATGCCGGTCATGGAGGGCAAGGCCGTCCTGTTCAAGCAGTTCGGCGGGGTCGACGCCATCCCGATCGCGCTCGCCACGACCGACGTCGACGAGATCGTCGAGACCGTGGCCCGGCTCGCACCGTCCTTCGGCGGCATCAACCTCGAGGACATCTCGGCACCACGCTGCTTCGAGATCGAGCAGCGCCTGATCGAGCGCCTCGACATCCCGGTCTTCCACGACGACCAGCACGGCACGGCGGTCGTCACGCTCGCGGCACTCATCAACGCGGTGCGACTCACCGAGCGCGACATGACCGAGCTCAAGGTCGTCATCTCGGGGGCCGGCGCCGCCGGCGCCGCGATCATGAAGATGCTGCAGGCCGCGGGCGTGCGTCGCATCCAGGTCACCGACCGGTCCGGCGTGATCCACGGGGGCCGCAGCGACCTGAACGTCGCCAAGCAGTGGATCGCCGACCAGTCCGCCGAGTACGCGCGCCCGGGCACGATCGTGGACGCCCTGCACGGCGCCGACGTGTACATCGGGGTCTCGGGCGGCACCACGCCCGAGGAGGGCATCGCCCAGATGGCGCCCGACGCGATCATCTTCGCGATGGCCAACCCGACGCCCGAGGTGCACCCCGAGGTGGCGCAGCGCTACGCCCGCGTCGTGGCCACGGGCCGCTCGGACTTCCCGAACCAGATCAACAACGTCCTCGTCTTCCCGGGCATCTTCCGAGGTGCGCTCGACGTGCGCGCCACCCGCATCACCGAGGGCATGAAGCTCGCGGCCGCCCAGGCGATCGCCGACCTGGTCGGCGACGACCTGCACGAGGGCTACGTGATCCCGTCGCCGTTCGACCCGCGCGTGGCCCAGGCCGTGTCGCGCGCCGTCACCGACACCGCGCGCCGCGAGGGCGTGGCGCGCCGCCCGTACTGA